ttttttacctcAACACAAAAAATAGTCAATTTGCCCCGCATTTTTCTGCGTTGAATTGATTCATTCACCTTCCTAGGGTTTACACTTATTTACAGTTTCATTAACCAACTTGACTTTTTGAACACGACGTAATACGTATGCTTGTATTTAAAAACActgtcttttcttttaaataaaataaataaataaatcataatcTTTTGTgacataatttaaaatttacatGTTCTGGTCTCTAGACATAGATAGAGAGACACGAGAGGAGAATGATGTAAAGTCAGAAGCGCATTTGAAGAGAGTAAACAATAGGTTAAAATGGAAATCCGgcattattttgtttattggtTTGGTCGTTTACATAATAAACGTGGGTTAGGTCAATTAGCTAGAATCATAAGCGCACTTTTTTATATCCAAATTTGAGTCCCTCATTTCATAAACTAGACTATGGTATAAATACTCTAACACTATTATAAACAATGTTTAAATTGATAAAAAGGATTGACAACTTCCCTCCTACTCTAATAACACCATTAAAGAAGCAACCAAGACCTATAATTAGGACATGACAGAGATGGAAAGAATAATTGCAATAAATTTGGCTACACCTATAcggctgcttcttcttcctaaaaATTTTTGAGGataatttctaatttctaatttcttttttatttttttatttttacaagtGCCCCCCGGTGGCAAAAAAATCCCAGAGGATTGTGGCATAACAAAAGGGAGAACACCTACATGGGCTACAAGGTGGCTCCGTCAACTCCCTCCACCAATGTGTCACCAAAATCATCTACAATCTCAAATgacaccaaaaaaacaaaaacaaaaacaagtactctctgtgttttgttttaaattaattaattaattgctaTTGGCCAACAAATGTTATCCACTACTATatccatatttattattatttatttatttattacaatGACAGTTGTAAATTCACCTTTCACCTATGAGAGCCGAGAAAGAGTCCAACCCCCCCAACCGGCAAGCAGAGCTCACTGTTCCAGGCCAATTGACCCAACACCCGGGGCCCACCCTTACACGTCACCACGTAAGACGCAAAAATGGGGCGCATAACCTTTAACCGTATCTAGTCTAATCAGGGTCAAATTCGTCTTTAACAAAGGTTCTAATTTAGACCAAAGAGCAGCAGAAGAAGGAGAGAGGCGGACTAGTACATGTAGTAGTAGTGCGTCTCCATTCTCTCACCGACGGATGTGGCGCGCTGGGCCCCACGCGGTAACGACAAAGGCGCGAAATATAGAAATTTTTATCTCTTTACCCTCCTAATTGACCGTTGATCACGGACGAATAGCAAGCGCCCACTCCTGACCGTCGGATTGAGCGAGGAGGGTAAACCAACGGCCTCACCCGTCGGTGTACCCAGTGGTAAACAGTGTAAAAGACAAAAAGCTAATAACCATTAACCCGGGTTAAACCCggttaaaactaaaaaaacgacgtcgttcACTGTCGTTTAGTTAATGTctgagaaaaagagagagagagcgagtggtattttttaatttaaaaaataaaagggtatATAAGAAACAGACATGCTCTGCAGAGTGTGTGTTTGCCTGtacctcctcttcttcttcctctgcgTTCTTCATTgcccttctctttctttctttctttctcggGTTTTGGTGTGCGTTTgttttggttggttggttttgttggTTGAGCTTTTCATGCTACTCCTCTCTGTGCGTTTAGCTGGCTTTGGTGGCGTGCTCtgttaaaagaaaacagactAACCTCCAAAACGACTCcgtttctctctttccctctttttctttctcggaGACTAAAATGAGAGTTGAAATTCCTTTTGTCTAACCTATATATAagcatttttgtgttttcatgGATATTATCGAAACCAAGTGAGGACTGTATCTCTGTGTGTGTTGGTGTTTGGTGGCCGAAATTTTAATCCgaaattttgtatttgggGGGAAAAGATGACTTCGACTCGGTCCGAAATGCAAGAGCCGAGCATCGACACCGATAAGCTCAGCTACGAGATATTCTCCATATTGGAGAGCAAGTTCCTCTTCGGCTACGACGATCAGAAACTCTGGGTCCCCAAGCAGGTCTCTCCGTCTCCGCCCCCCTCCGACCCCAAACTCGAAACCCAGCCCCAATCCGAAACCCCCGTTTCGGCAATCAAGAACCAGAGGGGCAAAATCTGCATACTCAGCATCGACGGCGGCGGAGGCATGCGGGGGATTCTCTCTGGCAAGGCCCTCGCGTATCTCGAGCACGCGCTCAAGCTCAAATCGGGCAATCCCGAAGCCAGAATCGCCGATTACTTCGACGTTGCCGCCGGCGCCGGCGTCGGAGGCATCTTTGCCGCCATGCTCTTCGCCAGCAGAGACCAGGCCCGGCCTATGTTCAAGGCCGACGACACGTGGCGCTTCCTCGCTGATCACGGCAAGAGCTTCTTCAACAACCGCTCCTCCTCCGCTAGTTCGGGCGGGTTCCTCCGCCGTTTCATCCGAGGTTCTGGTTCGGGTTCCGGTTTGAGCGCCACGGCCGGTTTGGACAAAGCGATGAAAGAGGCCTTCGCCGATAACGATCGAACCCTGACTCTAAAAGACACGCTCAAGCCGGTTTTAATTCCCTGCTACGACCTCTCCAGTACGGCGCCGTTTTTGTTCTCCCGCGCCGACGCGCTCGAAACCGACAGCTACGACTTCCGCCTCTGGGAGGTCTGCCGCGCCACGTCAGCCGAGCCGGGAGTCTTCGAACCGGTTCAAATGCGGTCGGTCAACAACCAGACCCGGTGCCTCGCCGTGGACGGCGGATTGGCCATGAGCAACCCGGCGGCTTCGGCGATTACGCACGTGCTGCACAACAAGCAGGAGTTTCCGTTCGTGCGAGGGGTCGAGGACATAATGGTCCTTTCAATAGGGACCGGCCAGTTTCTAGAAGAAGCAAGGTACGAGTACGAGCAGGTGAAGAGGTGGAGGGCAAAGGAATGGGCTCGGCCCATGGCCAAAATTGCCGGCGACGGGTCAGCGGACCTGGTGGACCAGTCCGTCGCCATGGCGTTTGGTCAGTGCGGAAGCAGTAACTACGTGCGCATTCAGGTACGTGTACGCTAGGCCGTTTCTAACGTGCGCACCGTGcgcaattaattaaatttgtgtaaatttttttttgggcatggagttaatttttgggtttggttgttttttgCCGTTTCTGGGGCAAGTCCAACTGTGCAACGAGACATTGTTATTAGTTAGCCAGGCTGGTACTGTTCAGAAATACGATGTAAAATgtgtacatacatacatacagaCTACACACGTATTGTCAGTACTAACTTGCGCTGGGGGGTGTACGTTTCGCTTTCATGCAATTAAATGCGAGTGTTTTGAAACGTAAAAACATTTGGCCTGGTGTGGAGTGGAGTGGGGGGCAttactagttttttttatagcttGCTCTATGCTGCAAAGTGCACAGACCAAGTGAAGCAAAATGGGGGacctttggtttttgtttcccTGGTTGAATTGATTGCACGTGATTATGCTTTGGGTTTGGCTGTGAGCCTGTGAGCCTGTGagctctgattttttttttctcaattaatTTTGGGACCGAGAGAAGGAATGGAGATTTTGGTTGGTCCGCCGTAGGTTAGCTGATTAGGACTTTCTGTCTTTTACACAAACAAGGCCTAAAGCCTAGAGTTGACGGGTTGTCTCAGTAAATTGGTTTGGGTTCTTGGCTTTAAAGTTTTGGTCCCGCTGCATTGCATTCTATTGATTTCACTGATAAATTAAAGATTTTCTCATCTTTATTTCTTTGCTGGATTTCAATTTGATACCGTTGAAGTTTGCTTCTTGGGGCAGGCTCCAAAATGATATTTCTTTATTCactcttttctttgttcttagTTATTAGTCTTTGGTTTGCCCCCTGGTGTGTAAACTTGGAAACCATGAcctgtatttaaaaaaaaaaaaaagagggtaaTGCCCATTATTGTCTTAccaatcttcttttccagGGAAGTAGCTATTGATTGTGGATTCCTGACCCTGTAATATTGCAGCAAGTAGTAATTAGATGGAAATGGTTGGATAGCTGGGGTATGGAGTTGCTAGGAGTGGTCACAAATTGCTTGATCTTAATAAACAAGTATCCTGTAATTTAGAGGTCTAGCCCTTGTTACTAGGACAATTTTTATGTACTGTCAAAGTACCAGAACTTACTGCTCTGATTTTCCTGTTGCAGTACATATCTCTGGCTGAGGCTCTTAAAATCTTAGTATCTGTAGAAAGAATGTGGGGTTATTACCTTTAATCTGACTGTGGTTGTTTCTCTCCATTTTAGCAAGATGAATACTATTCTAATCTATTTTCCTGCTCCTGGATAAAAGGTTACTATCATTGACCCACAactttttgtcattttctgttttctccTACGGTTTATTTTATCTCTGAGGTGGTCCTAAATTAGAGCTGTCACCCAAATCCCAATGGTTTCAGCTGttaggtaaaaaaaatttatttattagaaaTATATCCTATGAATTTTGGATCTTTCCCAATTTGTGGGTTGCTTGGTTTGAATATGACCTGTGACTAATATGCATGGCTGTTTATAAATCCTAAGTGGGTTCGCTTGTTAggttcttaattaatatgctTACTGGAAATTAGTTTTTGAACATAGCTAATAATTGGATGGTGTTTATCAGGCAAATGGGACTAGCTTGGGACGGTGCGGGCCAAATGTAGATACAGACCCAAGTCCCAACAACGTGAAGATGCTGGTAGGAGCGGCAGAGGAAATGCTGAAACAGAAGAATGTTGAATCAGTACTCTTTGGTGGTAAGAGAATTGGTGAGCAGAGCAATTTCGAGAAGCTCGATTGGTTTGCCGGAGAACTGGTTTTGGAGCATCAGAGGAGGAGTTGCAGAATAGCTCCCACTGTTGCCTTCAAGCAAGCTGCTGCCAAAACCACTTAGCCTACTACctccaacaaaaccaaatggTATGTGCTTTCTGTTATGTTTAAACCTCACTCATCTTCTATACTATGTTCATACCTCAgaaatttggagaaaaagaaaacaacttttCTTGTCAAAACAATGTTCCCCGTTTAATCATTAAACTACAGTGAAATTATGTCCATTGAAATTAAGAACATACCATGTCCACTGTTTTTTCGATTCGTACAACATTGGTCAAGTGGCACTCATGTATTACATTTGAGTTTGACGCATTCTGACCAAACATGTCTGTGCAACCCTGTAGTTTTCATTGATAtttgtactttatttttaattaatcctCAAATTCAGGTTAGATCTCCTGTCAGTGCTATGATTAGTTGTCAGACGtttattaaaattcaaatgGAGAAAGTGTTAGGCACAAATGTTATGTTATGTTATCATGCTAGCATGGTATATCAAATTAATAAAGATATGTTGTTGGAATTTGTTGAAACTTACATAGCATGAGTTACTTAATCATATGGGGGGTTCCACTAATAATGGTTACATGTCATCTtattgtttgattttattaattacaaCATGTTATCATGATGGCATGCATACAACTACTGTTTCTAAGACTTTCTCCTTCAAATATGGTGGCATTCATTAATTAGGTGTCATGACACGTAGTCACGAGCAGGCATTGAAATTTCTTAATCTCTGTATCTCCGTGGGCTGgtcttgtcattttcttcctcctttaTAACAACCagtttgttgttgtttaacaaaccaaaaaaaaaaaaaattacactaaaaaaaggaagaaggtaAAACTAGATGATTGCTTATAGCCCCATCTGTTGTCGGCCTACCGACACTTAGTTTGGAATATATTTAAGGACATTTTGGATATTTTTAGCgaacaaaaatgagaaaaaggcATGGAGGGGTATTGTGGTCATTTAGAAGAGAATCAAATCCTTGTGGTCCTAAAGGCAATTCCGTAGTCCGGAAAAAAGGTTCTCCTTGTGAGAGAATGCATGTTTCTTTTGAATGTCAGGGGCAAAATTTTATTGCTTTGCTTGTATGGCATTGGCCTACAGAATCACACATGCCTATTTGAGCGAAGACCACATCTACACTATCTAGCTATTAGCTCATTTGGCACTGAAACATTCATCTTCTTTAAATTACTTAGATGCCTTGCTTGAAATAAGCAGCATATTCCTTCAAATAATCAAGTCTCTGATTTATGTCTCTCATCCACCATTATCTGTACACGTAGTGCCTTGCGGTCCATGATTTTTTAAATGCTCTGGGAGATCTGTCTTTTCTTGAAACACAGAGGAAATGTTGTTTGGTGTACACAAATCACTGGGGCCATGCTGAGGCCTTGTTTAATCATACTTAAAGACCTAAATGTTAGGTAAAAGCCTAGTGAATAGAATTGTAAGTACATACAAGGAGTCTTatacataaaatttaaaaatttaaaaaaaaaattgtgttggATGGTTTTCCTGTCCACAAGAAGCTGGATGCATAATCCATTATAATAGATTGGAGAAAGGAATGTTTATAGCCTGTAACCAGATAGCGACTGGCACTTACACTTCCTTCCCAACTAACTTTTTAACAGACAAGGGGTAAACCTGGAAAAGCCAAAGGGGTCAAATTTCTAAAGTTTTACATTGTTGCTTTAAGCAATTCTCTTTTTGTTCAAACTATTTTCTCTCATTATAGTTCTAATCTTACTGTGActtcttcaaaatttcaaatcatACATGTAGTGTAGATTACAAGTTCTTTCATTTATCTTCTGCAACTCAAATGTACATTTTTACTTGTAGCTTGAAATATATAACAGCAAAttatttttcccaaattttgcaGGTGAATAGACAGACATCAGAGGAAgggaaatccaaaaaaaaaaaaaaagaaaaaaaaaagaggaaaagagaagTAATGTAGCAAACAGCTTTACTTTTGTAAGTGGAGATAGTAAGAGAAGAGGAGGGATTGTGGGGGTCATTGGATTGAGTGAAAAGGACTAGTAGTTTGTAAAAAGGGTTGAAGATATAATGGGATTCTTTGCCTGCCAGAGGACATGCATTGTGGTCTCCACTCTAACCTTTCTACAATGGCAAGGAACCAAGGGTGGtagaaaaaagcaaaagcgAGATCAAAAAGCTTTTGAGGTCAAACAAACAAGAATCAGATATTCAGGTGTGAATCTATTGATTTCAGATTGAGTACTCGGGGGGTGGGAAGAGAACTGTTTCCATATTTCTTCCCCTACCCTTTTTCGgttttatatgtttcaatTTTCCCCCAAATGGGTTGTCCAATATCCGTCTTTTCATCCTCACTCTCAAGAAACTTGAGAAGGTGGGTGGGTAGGTGGTGGTGGGCTAGCTAAAGCTTATGATGAAAACccagaattaaaaaaatagccAAAGCTATTTGTTTGTCTTTGGCTTTTAGCTTTTAGCTTTTTACCTCTtcaatatattttcatttgaatATAGAATGTTTGTAGTGGTGGCAGAAAAGTTTTTCAGAGTGTGGGTTATCTTTTTCAAGCGACTGACCATTTCTTTCCAGAGTGGGGGCCTTCATATTAGGGGCTAGTTCTTGGAGCCTTTCTAGAGGTAGAAGAAAAagtagtcttttttttttttttttttccttttatgttGAAGTGTATAATACAGGATTTTGGGTCCTCTATTTGAAGTTCCATGATTTgtttaaagagaaaaaaattccaactTCTTTTTGTACATGCTTGTAATTTGGGAGATTGGTGGTGGGtgttctcttctctctcatgGCTGCAGTTCCACTTTTTCTCGAGTGTAGCTTTCATGCGTTTCGCTTTTTCTTTGCCTGTTATTGACTATTGAAACTTTTCCTACAAATGAGGTGTCTGCTGCGCATGACTTGTATTTTCATGTAGAAGGGTCAGCGCGGCTGCTGCACaccaaatcaatgaaaattcactgttttttcataaaaagaaTGATTCtattaagacacccaaacaTTCATCACCACGCCCAGTCCACATCAGAATGCTCCCCATTCAAAATTCATGGATGAGTCGTCATTTCAAAATCAATGGATGAGTCGTCATTTCAAAATCCTAAAATATATGATTGTGGAGCAGATAGTTAGAACAGATGTGTTCTTCATTTTGCactcaagttcgaatctccCTATTAGAAtagaatatcacttgtataatatgtgtgtgtgtgtgagattGTGGATAAAAATGTATAAACAGTCATTCTTCAAATAGACTTGTAGCTTTAAATAGTTTTCCAAACTATAGAGGAGGAGCCAGTTGTTTAATCAAATGGCCAAAAAGCAACCAatgacaaaagaaataaaatgctTGCCACTTTATCATGAGTCATGACCAAGTAAGCCAAAATGTACAAGGGGTTTCCTCAATTGGAAAAAGTTTGCTTGttttattatatatgcatGCCATGGGGACAATAGCTAATGCTTGCTCATTCCATGCCTTGTCTAAATCTTTTtcagaaccaaaaaaatgatGTCCAATGGCATGCCAAGAAAATTAATACTTGCCCATGATTAATTATCTGGGGGTAAATAATTTCTTGTTGGTAGCTTCTACTGCCCTCTTTTACCACTGCCTTTTCAGTGTGGTGGGTATCTTATTACTGTGGTCATAATGGGTTTTCACAACTGCAAAGGATTTATGATGAAGCAAGCAAagcatccaatccaatttgcCCAAATTCAAGCACAATTAGTACTACAAATTGAAGCAAAAAGGTTAATTAGAGCAAGATTACTCCGCATAAGCAGGCTTTTACTTTTATGAAGATTTACCTAATCATGGTTCATGACCCACCAAATTAAGTTTCACCTCCTAAACCTAAACCTAAACCAACAAAATTAGTTGGTTTCTTTATGCATGTGGTTGGTAAGTTGGTAGTGGCTGCCTCCTTCCCTTTTGCGTTTTGGGTGGTTAATATATTCATCAAAGTGCATTTTCCCTAACCTACTACTACCCTAGGCCTATGGTAAAACATCCTTTCCGCCCTATTCATCAAAGTGAAACTCTCTTTTCATCccacttttccttttccacaACCTTTTTTGACCCTCCATTTCCGGCCTATTCATCAAATCAAAGTGAAactaaaataacaattaataataaaataataaaattaaaaagggttGATGAATATAACATTTGGTGCaatgtccttttttttccaaGCAAAATACAAAGTACACAAGATGTTTCCTTTttgtcatcttcttctcaGCTCTTTCCTCCCTcttgtattgttttttttttttttctcttcttttctatttGGGATTGGTTGTTAACCCATCTATGATGTGCTCTTTCTCCTTTTGCCAAATCTTGTAATTTATGTTTGGTGTTCTATACatgcatgatgatgatgcattgctctctctctctctctctctctctctctctctctctctctctctctctctgtgcataATATAATCCTGAAAGCCCAAGATTAGTAGACTAGGAAGACAATATAATACTAACTAATAATGGAATTTGCTTATAATTGAGCTTTCTAATTGGCATCAATTATTAGAGCCTGATCTCATTCCCTATCCACGTACTATTTGTTAGCTTAGAGACATATCATATTTTAATGACAACAAGCTGATGTAATCCAGGCTCCTGCTTCTATATCATCATGCCTTTTGCTTACCTAACAATCATAAACCCTGTGTGTCTTTagtgatttgattaattgaaAAAGATATATGTTAACTGAAGATGAGAACGACCATAACTTGACCTAGAACAATTAAACAAAAGATCGGGCTCATAATCTCACGacaacaacaaattaattagaTTATATAAACATGAGAAACATGTGGTTGTGGTCGTACCTAGAAGATAGATACGTTGTATCTTCCTCTTAATTAGGTATACATCGTAGTTGCTAGTTAATGGTATATAGTTTTCGTTTAATGGTGTTTCTCTTCTCAACGTTCGAAAATGACCAGCGTTCAAATCCCCCCTTCAataatcaaaaaagaaaaagtcctaaaatattataagtttgtgttgtgttgtcgGTCGATGATCAATACTtgtgacaaaaaaaataatcaaggaACTAGCTAGAATTAGAACCATAATATATCCAAATGATATATATTGATGTATTTGGCGTATACGTTAGTATCGCTAAAAATTAATgttaaacaattatatatcatCATTATTTAGTTGATGAAACAAACACGTCAATTCAATAATAATTAAGGCACTAATAtctcaaatttattttgaaaaagaagCTTAGAATGGACTCTGACCTTACGTATATTGGAGATATGCCCTAATTAAATGAAAGATGCAAAATGCACTCTCAAAACAGTCAGATTCAGAGAGCATATGGGTATGCTTGAAAACTTGAAAGGGATCTTACCACTTAGGCAGAAAATGACTCCACTACAGAAAATAATAGCATCTGTCGGTAGTCATTCATACAAATAACAAGGAAGTTCCTTTTtctaaaaaggaaattaatagGAATAAaaggctatatatatatatatgtatacaagcaatatattttcattttttccctACCATAGGTCAAATTTTACCTGTTTCCAAATCCTTGctaaaagtaaataatattCTTTATTGTCGGGTTCTTTCGGCCTTCCTTTtcggtgtttttttttccttcttaaggaaaaaaaaattgatttactatttttatttttcaaatgtgAAATAGCTTGCCTAGATGCCATTGTTTAGTCACCTATCTAGCACAATTAAAGTTTAGCTTGTTTTCTTCAACCATGGATGACCTAGCTTTTTTTTAGAGGAATCTGCTTTAAGCTATAAGCGTATAGCTTTTGAACATCTCATCCCCCTTTTCatctaattaataattttgtttggaGAAAGATTCACATTATGGATTAGGATGTGAAGGTGACGACAACTAGTAGAAAACAAACTGTCGATGGTGCTGATGATCTTAAAATAATGGTTTGTGATCACCCATGCTGCTTCTTGATTCTCATCTTTATGATTTAATCCATATATCTATATAGACAATGTGCATATTATACTTGCTGCTTTATGCGTTCCTTTTCGTAACACCCCATGTCTGCAAAGTGTTATTTTAAAGACGAAAACATCTTTATTATAAACAAGAATGGTTTTGTAGATCAAATTAGGTGGTTAACCAGTCTATTGGGATGCTAAGCGAAATTGACAACAACAATAATCATTTGGGATTTTCCTATTATTATACAATGGTTGCAGACATGTTGTTAGCATGGGGTTTAGAAAAGtttgaaaaagataataaagtTACAATAATTGAGCAGACGTGAGTTAAGTCAGTTAACCAAAGCAGTGAGCTCGCCACTTGCAGCCAAATTCGAGTGCCCCGACAAAAAGCTACACCCATTAGGTATATATAATACTATATTTGATGTCATGGTGTTCCTTCATTTCACTTTCGAAATCGGTTGTGAGTAATTTTCAGTTAACGGGTTTTTCACCACTTGATGGGATTTGAGTGGGCATATGCAACCATCGGCAAAAATGCTGGCACAAGTGTGATACTTttccaaatgaaaatgaaagataACAGAATTTGTATATAACTAAAGGGTGAACCAAGTAAACAGCAAGAAAAAGTAGGAGGTGAAGATGGTattgttaaaagaaaaataagaatatcaGCTCTGGTATATGATATATATTCAATCCAAAGAATGAATATATGCGGGTTAAAAACAAATCTCACTGTCTTGTGAATCTTGCAAGTTTAGGAGCCGCACTTTCATTTAGAATGAATGAGTTttgattcaatttcaaaaaaatcttGGAAATTCTCAAACGAAACAAAGCAACTGATTATTcacaaccatatataaaataaatatttgaaacaTTTATTGGCTTAAAATTATTGATACAAATTGAATGGTTGAAGTTTGCTCATCTTGGGCCAAAAAGAAAGTGGTTGACAACATATATTCTAGTGTCTCACTACAATGGTAAACCAATGTCAACAAATCCTCTATATAGTCACAACTCaaacaggaaaagaaaagaatgccCTCTTGGACTCCCACAGAGCGCGTTTTATGATAATGAATTACACTGAATGGTACAGAAAGTTTGTCAACTTTCAACTGTGCAGAGCAGCTTCCTCAGCTGCTTCAACTTCGGTTACGCGCAGGGGTTCTTGTAGCTCGGGATTGATAGGAAACATATGACACTGTGCATAATGTGCCATTAGTTGGTCCACAAGCGCAAGGGCTATCGTAGCTTCCACCATCGGCACCGCTGCACCATTCCACCAAACAAAACTTGTAAGACCATTCAAGACCAAAATCACATTAATCAAGGACTTGTCTCGTTTTTTATTAACCAATTATAATCTAAtggcagaaaagaaaaaacaggtTCCAAAATTGCTATGATGCGGGCAGTTAAAATTAAGGATTGCTTTATGACAGTATACATATCATTCAGACATACCTCGAGGAACAACACAAGGATCATGGCGACCACGGGCTATAAGTTCTATCTCATGTTTATCTCTAGTCACTGTATTCTGCTTCTTCTGCACAAATATCCCAAAACCATGACAGTTTTGTCagttaattacaattttttttatcatccAAGTCAAGCACAAGTTGTTAACTAGCTTTGCACCTAAAGTTGTATACTTTCAAAATTACTGAGCATATACACAATTGGAATGAAACCGAGCTATAATATAGATGATGAACATGTGGCAGGGGAATCCATAGTCCACTAAACTTAGTACTCTAATGGCCCAAAACATGATTTATCACACATTAGTAACAGAAAATGACTCATGAAGTGAGCAGTGCCAGTTGAAAATAGTGGACTAGTATTCCAGTGTTATAgttagaaagagagagagagagagagagagagagagagagagagaggtgggtCGATGTTAGACTTACTGAAATAGTAGCTGTTGGCTTGAAAGCTATTCTCCCTACCATAGGTCTACCTGTTTCCAAATCCTTACTAAAGGTAAATAATATTCTTTATTGTTGGGgcctttctttttgggtttttttttttcccttcttaagaaaaaaaaattgagttacttctttttttcaaatgtGAAAATGCTTGCCTAGATGCAATTGTTTAGTCACCTATCTAGCACAATGTTTGGTTTCCATGGCAAATTAAAGTTTAGTTTGTTTTCTCCAACAATTGATGACCAAGCTTTTTAGAGGAATCTGCTTTAAGCTATAAGCTTTTGAACATCTATATAAGATGATAAActaaatatgcaaaagaa
Above is a window of Prunus persica cultivar Lovell chromosome G2, Prunus_persica_NCBIv2, whole genome shotgun sequence DNA encoding:
- the LOC18784782 gene encoding patatin-like protein 6, with the translated sequence MTSTRSEMQEPSIDTDKLSYEIFSILESKFLFGYDDQKLWVPKQVSPSPPPSDPKLETQPQSETPVSAIKNQRGKICILSIDGGGGMRGILSGKALAYLEHALKLKSGNPEARIADYFDVAAGAGVGGIFAAMLFASRDQARPMFKADDTWRFLADHGKSFFNNRSSSASSGGFLRRFIRGSGSGSGLSATAGLDKAMKEAFADNDRTLTLKDTLKPVLIPCYDLSSTAPFLFSRADALETDSYDFRLWEVCRATSAEPGVFEPVQMRSVNNQTRCLAVDGGLAMSNPAASAITHVLHNKQEFPFVRGVEDIMVLSIGTGQFLEEARYEYEQVKRWRAKEWARPMAKIAGDGSADLVDQSVAMAFGQCGSSNYVRIQANGTSLGRCGPNVDTDPSPNNVKMLVGAAEEMLKQKNVESVLFGGKRIGEQSNFEKLDWFAGELVLEHQRRSCRIAPTVAFKQAAAKTT